Proteins encoded in a region of the Bacillales bacterium genome:
- a CDS encoding UDP-glucose/GDP-mannose dehydrogenase family protein gives MNVCIIGAGYVGLTTGVILSEFGHDVCCADIDLNKIKRLKAQEVPFYEPGLEEKLKRQVSSGHLRFSTDVEECIKGNDIVMIAVGTPPETGGRPNLKAFDEVVRTLARSIASYKLIIIKSTVPPGTNENTKFALINAGVKGEWFDVVSNPEFLREGSAVEDTLHPHKIVVGTSDPKTVGKVRQLYKNGEAPYIVTTPESAELIKYASNAFLATKLSFINEIARICEAYHADIDDIAEGLAADPRIGPHFLKAGLGFGGSCLPKDLTALEYAALRKQVVPSLLHAVKTVNDTQIDVYEKKLQQWLADAQNKQVTVWGLTFKANTDDVRHSPAHALIERLLQKQFTIHTYDPMAVSSELDCTRYDNRYQALDGSDALVVATDWPEFRETDWREVKRRLRGTVVLDARNGLNAADVRDSGLVYAGVGKR, from the coding sequence ATGAACGTTTGTATTATCGGTGCCGGATACGTCGGATTAACGACCGGCGTGATCTTGTCCGAATTCGGGCACGACGTTTGTTGTGCCGACATAGATCTTAACAAAATCAAACGGTTGAAAGCACAAGAAGTGCCGTTTTACGAGCCCGGTCTCGAAGAAAAACTGAAACGGCAAGTTTCGAGCGGGCATTTGCGATTCAGTACGGACGTCGAAGAATGCATTAAAGGAAACGACATCGTCATGATTGCCGTCGGCACTCCTCCCGAAACGGGCGGTCGCCCGAACCTAAAGGCGTTCGACGAGGTCGTCCGCACGCTTGCGCGTTCGATCGCTTCCTACAAACTTATCATCATCAAAAGCACGGTCCCTCCCGGTACGAATGAAAACACGAAATTTGCTTTAATTAATGCCGGGGTGAAAGGCGAATGGTTCGACGTCGTCTCCAATCCGGAATTTTTACGGGAAGGCAGCGCCGTGGAGGACACCTTGCATCCGCATAAAATTGTCGTCGGCACGAGCGATCCGAAGACGGTCGGAAAGGTGCGCCAGCTGTATAAAAACGGAGAAGCTCCTTACATCGTCACGACGCCGGAAAGCGCCGAATTGATCAAGTACGCGTCAAACGCGTTTTTGGCGACGAAATTATCGTTCATCAACGAGATCGCGCGCATTTGTGAAGCGTATCACGCCGATATCGACGACATCGCCGAAGGTCTTGCAGCCGATCCGCGTATTGGCCCGCATTTTTTAAAAGCCGGACTCGGCTTCGGAGGTTCCTGTCTTCCGAAAGATTTGACGGCACTCGAGTATGCCGCGCTTCGAAAACAAGTCGTCCCGTCTTTGCTGCATGCAGTGAAAACGGTAAACGATACGCAAATCGACGTATACGAAAAGAAACTCCAACAATGGCTCGCGGATGCTCAAAACAAGCAAGTTACCGTGTGGGGATTAACGTTTAAGGCAAACACGGACGATGTTCGCCATTCTCCCGCACATGCACTGATCGAACGTCTCCTACAGAAGCAGTTCACGATTCATACGTATGATCCGATGGCCGTCTCTTCCGAACTTGACTGTACTCGTTACGACAACCGTTATCAAGCGCTCGACGGGTCGGATGCCTTGGTAGTCGCCACCGATTGGCCTGAATTTCGCGAAACCGATTG